In Amycolatopsis solani, a single window of DNA contains:
- a CDS encoding response regulator transcription factor has translation MFTDQVPVLLHATDTITHAGVTAALRSRPEIRFADEDCGEQAVVLVIVERLNEDSRQLLRSLQRANHAGIVLVAGEVEDSELLDVVGNGVSAIIRRADATPDTLVRLVKTAAVGEGALPPDLLGRLLSRVSRLQRDVLRPNGWDLAGMSQRETRVLRLIAEGFETKEIADQLSYSERTVKSILHDITNRFQLRNRAHAVAFAMREGLI, from the coding sequence ATGTTCACCGACCAGGTTCCGGTGCTGCTGCACGCCACCGACACCATCACCCACGCGGGCGTCACCGCCGCGCTGCGCTCACGCCCCGAGATCCGCTTCGCCGACGAAGACTGCGGTGAACAGGCCGTGGTGCTGGTCATCGTCGAACGGCTGAACGAGGACTCCCGGCAGCTGCTGCGCAGCCTCCAGCGCGCCAACCACGCCGGCATCGTCCTGGTCGCCGGGGAGGTCGAGGACTCGGAGCTGCTCGACGTCGTGGGCAACGGCGTCTCGGCGATCATCCGCCGGGCCGACGCCACCCCCGACACGCTCGTGCGGCTCGTCAAGACCGCGGCCGTCGGCGAAGGCGCGCTGCCGCCGGACCTGCTCGGGCGCCTGCTGTCCCGGGTGTCCCGGCTGCAACGCGACGTGCTGCGCCCGAACGGGTGGGACCTCGCCGGGATGTCCCAGCGGGAGACCCGCGTGCTGCGGCTGATCGCCGAGGGCTTCGAGACCAAGGAGATCGCCGACCAGCTGAGCTACTCCGAGCGGACGGTGAAGTCGATCCTGCACGACATCACCAACCGCTTCCAGCTCCGCAACCGCGCCCACGCCGTCGCGTTCGCCATGCGCGAAGGGCTGATCTGA
- a CDS encoding KamA family radical SAM protein codes for MTAIQEPVTPAAAFDQPYEYARAELVEPDWRRFPGWHDVTEAEWRDAQWQRVHCVRNAKQLRALMGDLLEERFYDDLLADQREMATMSMLLPPQMLNTMAPTAGTDPAKVTEAFYADPIRRYMLPVRSDRDQVWASHPHSERDSLHEAEMWVVEGLTHRYPTKVLAEMISTCPQYCGHCTRMDLVGNSTETVEKHKLTLKPVDRQDAMIAYLKKTPGVRDVVVSGGDVANVPWPQLESFLMRLMDIDTVRDIRLATKALAALPQHWLQPKVVEGLERVAVTAQRRGVNLAIHTHVNHAQSVTPLVAEAAQTALNVGVRDVRNQGVLMRGVNATPAQLLDLCFALQGEANILPYYFYMCDMIPNAEHWRVAVWEAQELQHSIMGYLPGYATPRIVCDVPYVGKRWVHQLAEYDRELGISYWTKNYRTGIELDDPEALQRRYPYYDPISTLPEAGRAWWANQPRP; via the coding sequence GTGACTGCGATCCAGGAACCTGTGACGCCTGCCGCCGCCTTCGACCAGCCCTACGAGTACGCCCGCGCCGAGCTGGTGGAACCCGACTGGCGCCGCTTCCCCGGCTGGCACGACGTGACCGAGGCCGAGTGGCGTGACGCGCAGTGGCAGCGGGTGCACTGCGTCCGCAACGCCAAGCAGCTGCGCGCCCTGATGGGCGACCTGCTCGAGGAGCGCTTCTACGACGACCTGCTCGCCGACCAGCGCGAGATGGCGACCATGTCGATGCTGCTGCCGCCGCAGATGCTCAACACGATGGCGCCCACGGCGGGCACCGACCCGGCGAAGGTCACCGAGGCGTTCTACGCCGACCCGATCCGCCGCTACATGCTCCCGGTTCGCAGCGACCGTGACCAGGTGTGGGCGAGCCACCCGCACTCGGAACGCGACTCGCTCCACGAGGCCGAGATGTGGGTCGTCGAGGGCCTGACCCACCGCTACCCGACCAAGGTGCTGGCCGAGATGATCTCGACCTGTCCCCAGTACTGCGGCCACTGCACTCGGATGGACCTGGTCGGCAACTCGACGGAGACGGTCGAGAAGCACAAGCTGACCCTCAAGCCGGTCGACCGCCAGGACGCGATGATCGCGTACCTGAAGAAGACCCCGGGCGTCCGCGACGTCGTGGTGTCGGGCGGCGACGTGGCCAACGTCCCGTGGCCGCAGCTGGAGTCGTTCCTCATGCGGCTGATGGACATCGACACCGTCCGCGACATCCGCCTGGCGACCAAGGCACTGGCCGCGCTGCCGCAGCACTGGCTCCAGCCGAAGGTCGTCGAAGGCCTCGAGCGCGTCGCCGTGACCGCCCAGCGCCGCGGCGTCAACCTGGCGATCCACACCCACGTCAACCACGCCCAGTCGGTGACGCCCTTGGTGGCGGAGGCGGCCCAGACGGCGTTGAACGTCGGTGTGCGGGACGTGCGCAACCAGGGCGTGCTGATGCGCGGCGTCAACGCGACCCCGGCGCAGCTGCTGGACCTGTGCTTCGCGTTGCAGGGCGAGGCGAACATCCTGCCGTACTACTTCTACATGTGCGACATGATCCCGAACGCGGAGCACTGGCGGGTGGCCGTGTGGGAGGCGCAGGAGCTGCAGCACTCGATCATGGGGTACCTGCCGGGGTACGCGACGCCGCGGATCGTGTGCGACGTGCCTTACGTGGGGAAGCGGTGGGTGCACCAGCTGGCGGAGTACGACCGGGAGCTGGGGATTTCGTACTGGACGAAGAACTACCGGACGGGTATCGAGCTGGACGACCCGGAAGCGTTGCAGCGGCGGTACCCGTACTACGACCCGATCTCGACGCTGCCGGAGGCCGGGCGGGCCTGGTGGGCGAACCAGCCCCGGCCTTGA
- a CDS encoding sensor histidine kinase yields the protein MRRTFVVPDFVPPAGYEDRLKRVLTDLHDGLGPTLAVAVLGLRAARDLIARDRVAAGELLGRLEDELFRAITDLRRIVADARPPALDDDGLVQAVRRYAGVLSDRVPAEHGPLRVDVEVRGELPALPAEVEVTAYRIIREALVNVARHSGARQCTVTLWPQDGDLHVEIVDDGVGTDGEALPAVGGTGLRSMRERAGDLGGGCRIEPVPSGGTRIAARLPLATRT from the coding sequence ATGCGCCGGACGTTCGTCGTCCCCGATTTCGTTCCTCCTGCCGGGTACGAAGACCGGCTCAAACGGGTGCTCACCGACCTGCATGACGGCCTCGGACCGACGCTCGCCGTCGCCGTGCTCGGGCTGCGCGCCGCCCGCGATCTGATCGCCCGCGACCGCGTGGCCGCCGGGGAGCTGCTGGGGCGGCTCGAAGACGAGCTCTTCCGGGCGATCACCGATCTGCGCCGGATCGTGGCCGATGCGCGGCCGCCCGCGCTCGACGATGACGGGCTCGTCCAGGCCGTGCGGCGGTACGCCGGCGTGCTCAGTGACCGGGTGCCCGCCGAACACGGGCCGCTGCGGGTCGACGTCGAGGTGCGTGGCGAGCTGCCGGCGCTGCCGGCGGAGGTCGAGGTCACCGCGTACCGGATCATCCGCGAAGCGCTCGTGAACGTCGCCCGCCATTCCGGTGCCCGTCAGTGCACCGTGACCCTCTGGCCGCAGGACGGCGACCTGCACGTGGAGATCGTCGACGACGGGGTGGGCACCGACGGCGAAGCGCTGCCCGCGGTCGGCGGGACCGGGCTGCGGTCGATGCGGGAACGCGCCGGCGACCTCGGCGGCGGCTGCCGGATCGAGCCGGTTCCTTCGGGCGGCACGCGGATCGCCGCCCGGCTCCCGCTCGCCACCAGGACGTGA
- the lnt gene encoding apolipoprotein N-acyltransferase: MAVTVADPEPGAPHPSPRTRRFPRAWLLRLAAALVSGFAYYLSFAPRPLWWLAPLAFAGFALVLRGRSFRGAFGYGFAFGFVFFLPLLTWLLDFLGPDFGPWPWLGLSFALALYYGLAGGLITLVARLPLAPLWGALIFIALETPRAWFPFGGFPWGRVAFSQPEGAFLPLASIGGAPLVGLAVVLTGFALAALVARLGEARKLTRPAVLTALATVVPVVAGLALWPAIGTGAQDGERTIATVQGNAPDIGLALQGERVLLRRNTLAESQRLLDAVRAGKVPKPDLVLWPESATTVTGPDPQVDQLVANFGVPALIGALYVLPDGHIQNSVIAWDPHTGPGQRYAKQQLVPFGEYVPARKVAELVTPFLDSETVDMLPGDGANQTLSVAGTKVGVFVCYEAAFDYPARDAVRDGAEVLVVPTNNAWYGESEMSVQQLAMSRLRAVEHGRAVVVSAVSGVSAIVAPDGTVTSSTGLFTADSLVGRVPLRTQTTLSDRLGAWTEYGLLALAIAGVAGGLVLRFRTRRASAGTAAGEAAD, translated from the coding sequence GTGGCAGTCACCGTGGCGGACCCCGAACCGGGCGCCCCGCACCCATCCCCGCGAACCCGGCGTTTCCCCCGCGCGTGGCTCCTGCGGCTGGCCGCGGCGCTGGTGTCCGGCTTCGCCTACTACCTGAGCTTCGCCCCGCGCCCGCTGTGGTGGCTCGCGCCGCTGGCGTTCGCCGGGTTCGCCCTCGTGCTGCGCGGGCGTAGCTTCCGCGGCGCGTTCGGCTACGGCTTCGCGTTCGGGTTCGTGTTCTTCCTGCCGCTGCTGACGTGGCTGCTGGACTTCCTCGGCCCCGACTTCGGCCCGTGGCCCTGGCTGGGCCTGTCGTTCGCACTGGCGCTCTACTACGGCCTCGCCGGCGGCCTCATCACGCTCGTCGCGCGCCTGCCGCTCGCGCCGCTGTGGGGCGCGCTGATCTTCATCGCACTGGAGACCCCGCGCGCCTGGTTCCCCTTCGGCGGCTTCCCCTGGGGCCGCGTCGCGTTCAGCCAGCCCGAAGGCGCGTTCCTGCCGCTCGCCTCGATCGGCGGCGCCCCGCTGGTCGGCCTCGCCGTCGTCCTCACCGGCTTCGCACTGGCCGCGCTCGTCGCCCGCCTGGGGGAAGCCCGCAAGCTGACCCGGCCCGCTGTTCTCACCGCACTCGCCACCGTGGTGCCGGTCGTCGCCGGGCTCGCGCTGTGGCCCGCGATCGGCACCGGCGCCCAGGACGGCGAACGCACCATCGCCACCGTCCAGGGCAACGCCCCCGACATCGGCCTGGCGCTGCAGGGCGAGCGGGTGCTGCTGCGCCGCAACACCCTCGCCGAAAGCCAGCGGCTCCTCGACGCCGTCCGCGCCGGGAAGGTCCCCAAGCCGGACCTCGTGCTGTGGCCCGAGAGCGCCACCACCGTCACCGGCCCCGACCCGCAGGTCGACCAGCTCGTCGCGAACTTCGGCGTCCCCGCCCTGATCGGCGCGCTCTACGTGCTGCCCGACGGGCACATCCAGAACTCCGTCATCGCCTGGGACCCGCACACCGGACCCGGACAGCGATACGCGAAGCAGCAGCTGGTGCCCTTCGGCGAGTACGTCCCGGCCCGCAAGGTCGCCGAGCTCGTCACACCGTTCCTCGACTCCGAGACCGTCGACATGCTCCCCGGCGACGGCGCGAACCAGACCCTCTCCGTCGCGGGCACCAAGGTCGGCGTGTTCGTCTGCTACGAAGCCGCGTTCGACTACCCGGCCCGCGACGCCGTCCGCGACGGCGCCGAAGTGCTCGTGGTGCCGACCAACAACGCCTGGTACGGCGAGAGCGAGATGAGCGTGCAGCAGCTGGCCATGTCCCGGCTGCGGGCGGTCGAGCACGGCCGGGCCGTCGTGGTGTCCGCCGTCTCAGGGGTCAGCGCGATCGTCGCCCCCGACGGGACGGTGACCAGCTCAACGGGCCTTTTCACCGCGGATTCCCTGGTCGGGCGCGTCCCGCTGCGGACGCAGACTACGCTGTCGGATCGACTCGGTGCGTGGACGGAGTACGGGCTGCTGGCACTGGCGATCGCCGGGGTGGCCGGCGGGCTCGTACTCCGTTTTCGCACCCGGCGCGCGAGCGCCGGCACGGCAGCAGGGGAAGCGGCGGACTGA
- a CDS encoding response regulator transcription factor: MFGTVRVLVVDDHPVFREALCALLDGTDGMAVAGKAADGHTAVALARQLEPDVVLMDLNLPDLDGVEATRRIVAAGPHTGVLMLTMFENEAAVFAAMRAGARGYLLKGARNEQIIRAVRVIGDGEAIFSPAIATRVLSLLGTAVPRDESFPRLTAREKEIMQLIARGMGNASIADLLVLSQKTVRNHVSHIFRKLRVTDRAQAIAKAKETGIARSE, translated from the coding sequence ATGTTCGGCACCGTGCGCGTCCTCGTCGTCGACGACCACCCCGTCTTCCGCGAAGCGTTGTGCGCGCTGCTCGACGGGACCGACGGCATGGCGGTCGCCGGGAAAGCGGCCGACGGCCACACCGCCGTCGCCCTCGCGCGGCAGCTGGAACCCGACGTCGTCCTCATGGACCTCAACCTCCCGGACCTCGACGGCGTCGAGGCGACGCGGCGGATCGTGGCCGCCGGCCCGCACACCGGCGTCCTGATGCTCACGATGTTCGAGAACGAGGCCGCGGTGTTCGCCGCGATGCGCGCGGGCGCCCGCGGCTACCTGCTCAAAGGCGCGCGCAACGAGCAGATCATCCGCGCCGTCCGGGTGATCGGCGACGGCGAGGCCATCTTCAGCCCGGCGATCGCCACCCGGGTGCTGTCGCTGCTGGGCACCGCGGTCCCGCGCGACGAGTCCTTCCCGCGGCTCACCGCCCGCGAGAAGGAGATCATGCAGCTCATCGCACGCGGCATGGGCAACGCCTCCATCGCCGACCTGCTGGTGCTGAGCCAGAAGACCGTGCGCAACCACGTCTCCCACATCTTCCGCAAGCTCCGGGTCACCGACCGCGCCCAGGCCATCGCCAAGGCCAAAGAGACCGGCATTGCCCGATCGGAGTAA
- a CDS encoding polyprenol monophosphomannose synthase: MSQAPRGAREIDPVLVVIPTYNERENLGPILDRLHKVLPDVHVLVVDDGSPDGTGELADERAAANDHVHVLHRTEKAGLGAAYIAGFRWGLAREYSTIVEMDADGSHAPEDLPRLLDAVGDADLAIGSRYVPGGSVVNWPLNRQVLSRGANVYSQLALGMRVRDITAGFRAYRRPVLEKLALDEVNSHGYCFQIDLTVRTADAGFEIVEVPITFTEREIGESKMSGSIIREAFLRVAKWGVERRWQQVRRLVKRG, translated from the coding sequence ATGTCGCAGGCGCCGCGGGGGGCCCGGGAAATCGATCCGGTGCTGGTGGTGATCCCGACGTACAACGAACGGGAAAACCTCGGCCCGATCCTGGATCGCTTGCACAAGGTACTCCCGGACGTGCACGTGCTCGTGGTGGACGACGGGAGCCCGGACGGCACCGGCGAGCTGGCCGACGAGCGCGCGGCCGCGAACGACCACGTCCACGTCCTGCACCGCACCGAAAAGGCCGGCCTGGGTGCCGCCTACATCGCCGGGTTCCGCTGGGGCCTGGCGCGCGAGTACAGCACGATCGTCGAGATGGACGCCGACGGCTCGCACGCGCCCGAGGACCTGCCGCGCCTGCTGGACGCCGTCGGTGACGCCGACCTGGCGATCGGCTCCCGGTACGTGCCGGGCGGCAGCGTGGTGAACTGGCCGCTCAACCGCCAGGTCCTCTCGCGTGGCGCGAACGTCTACTCGCAGCTCGCGCTGGGCATGCGGGTGCGGGACATCACCGCGGGGTTCCGCGCTTACCGCCGCCCGGTGCTGGAGAAGCTGGCGCTGGACGAGGTCAATTCGCACGGCTACTGCTTCCAGATCGACCTGACCGTCCGCACCGCGGACGCGGGCTTCGAGATCGTCGAGGTGCCGATCACGTTCACCGAGCGCGAGATCGGCGAGTCGAAGATGAGCGGCTCGATCATCCGCGAGGCGTTCCTGCGGGTGGCGAAGTGGGGCGTGGAGCGCCGCTGGCAGCAGGTGCGGCGGCTGGTCAAGCGCGGCTGA
- a CDS encoding amidohydrolase, whose protein sequence is MTDEHTTLLLGGRIYTPAGPDATAMAVTGGTVVWAGQDAPARALHPNAEIVDLQGAFVAPAFVDAHVHATATGLHLTGLDLTGVRDRADLLGRVRAAVTPGQVLLAHGWDESGWTDPRLPSRAELDDAAAGTPVYLSRVDVHSALVSTALVDLAPAARAADGWSPDGPLTRDAHHAVRAAVRAAVTPEQRDRAQRAFLAEAAKQGIVSVHECAGPDISGHDDLAALLALAGPGTPEVVGYWGELGAVGTARTLGARGLAGDLFVDGSLGSHTAALSAPYADHPGTGTRYLDAHRIGEHLAACTEAGLQAGFHVIGDAAVAEVVEGFRLAEKEVGQRALAAAHHRLEHVEMVTAEQAKLLAGWGAVASVQPLFDALWGGPAGMYADRLGADRAAGLNPFATLAAEGVLLAFGSDAPVTPLDPWAGVRAGAYHRTPGAGLSPRAAFTAHTRAGHRAAGVNDGVTGSLVPGAPAHYAIWDATDLVVATPDSRVQRWSTDPRAGVPPLPRLEPDAALPACLRTVRAGEVLHDAIT, encoded by the coding sequence GTGACGGACGAACACACGACGCTCCTGCTCGGCGGGCGCATCTACACCCCCGCCGGCCCGGACGCCACGGCCATGGCGGTCACCGGCGGCACCGTGGTCTGGGCCGGCCAGGACGCCCCGGCCCGCGCCCTGCACCCGAACGCCGAGATCGTCGACCTCCAAGGCGCCTTCGTCGCCCCCGCCTTCGTCGACGCGCACGTCCACGCCACCGCCACCGGCCTGCACCTGACCGGGCTCGACCTCACCGGCGTCCGCGACCGCGCCGACCTGCTCGGCCGGGTCCGCGCCGCCGTCACGCCGGGCCAGGTCCTGCTCGCCCACGGCTGGGACGAGTCCGGCTGGACCGACCCGCGCCTGCCCAGCCGCGCCGAACTCGACGACGCCGCCGCCGGCACGCCCGTCTACCTCAGCCGCGTCGACGTCCACTCCGCGCTGGTCTCCACCGCCCTCGTCGACCTCGCCCCGGCCGCACGCGCCGCCGACGGCTGGTCGCCCGACGGCCCGCTGACCCGCGACGCCCACCACGCCGTCCGCGCGGCCGTGCGCGCCGCCGTCACGCCCGAGCAGCGCGACCGCGCCCAGCGGGCCTTCCTCGCCGAAGCCGCGAAGCAGGGCATCGTGAGCGTCCACGAGTGCGCCGGCCCCGACATCTCCGGCCACGACGACCTCGCCGCCCTCCTCGCCCTCGCCGGCCCGGGCACCCCCGAGGTCGTCGGCTACTGGGGTGAGCTCGGCGCCGTCGGCACCGCCAGGACGCTGGGCGCGCGCGGCCTCGCCGGCGACCTGTTCGTCGACGGCTCCCTCGGCTCCCACACCGCCGCGCTGAGCGCCCCCTACGCCGACCACCCCGGCACCGGCACGCGCTACCTCGACGCGCACCGCATCGGCGAGCACCTGGCCGCCTGCACCGAAGCCGGGCTGCAGGCCGGCTTCCACGTCATCGGCGACGCCGCCGTGGCCGAAGTCGTCGAAGGCTTCCGGCTCGCCGAAAAGGAAGTCGGCCAGCGCGCGCTCGCCGCCGCCCACCACCGCCTCGAGCACGTCGAGATGGTCACCGCCGAGCAGGCGAAGCTGCTGGCCGGCTGGGGCGCCGTCGCCTCCGTGCAGCCGCTGTTCGACGCGCTCTGGGGCGGCCCGGCCGGCATGTACGCCGACCGCCTCGGCGCCGACCGCGCCGCCGGGCTCAACCCCTTCGCCACCCTCGCCGCCGAAGGCGTCCTGCTGGCCTTCGGCTCCGACGCGCCGGTGACCCCGCTCGACCCGTGGGCCGGCGTCCGCGCGGGCGCCTACCACCGGACGCCGGGGGCCGGGCTGTCGCCGCGGGCGGCGTTCACCGCCCACACCCGCGCCGGGCACCGCGCGGCCGGCGTCAACGACGGTGTCACCGGCAGCCTCGTGCCGGGCGCGCCCGCGCACTACGCGATCTGGGACGCCACCGACCTCGTCGTGGCCACCCCGGACAGCCGCGTGCAGCGCTGGTCCACCGACCCGCGCGCCGGGGTGCCGCCGCTGCCGAGGCTCGAACCGGACGCCGCCCTCCCGGCCTGCCTGCGGACCGTCCGCGCGGGTGAAGTCCTCCACGACGCCATCACCTAG
- a CDS encoding COG1470 family protein: MGATATLSEAGLVAEPGQETTCSVSIRNAGQVVDRFAVDVVGDASGWATAEPATVNLLPGETGTVTVRFTPPRSSDVPAGTIPFGVRVFSSEDPAGSVVEEGTVQLGAFTEVTAEIVPAKVEGGSKADFEVAVDNRGNRPVAVELSPLDPEDELEFRLERERADLAPGTAAFVRMRAKPRKRFLRGQPVRHRFHVFVTADGGEPLKTEGTMVQRQLLPKWLLPALAALLVLLLALVTLWFTVLRPAVKSAAREAAQEQNQEIVKAAQDAGAGADQAKKDAGQAKQNSEDAMKAVGLTPPGGNTGGVSNGTVPSRPNDGTAGTPTDFRVAADANIDSNVNRFAEFPYTMPDPGKTLVITDLILQNPRGDTGTLRLLRDSGGTKSVLLEVGLSNFRDLDHHWLQAWRFQPGEKIVLAVSCQNPGDRGRCTPSVSFSGRIE, from the coding sequence ATGGGAGCAACGGCGACGCTGTCGGAAGCCGGCCTGGTCGCGGAACCGGGCCAGGAGACGACGTGCTCGGTGAGCATCCGCAACGCCGGGCAGGTCGTCGACCGGTTCGCGGTCGACGTCGTGGGTGACGCGAGTGGCTGGGCCACCGCGGAACCGGCGACGGTCAACCTGCTGCCGGGGGAGACGGGCACCGTCACCGTGCGCTTCACCCCACCCCGGTCCTCCGACGTCCCCGCCGGCACGATCCCGTTCGGGGTCCGGGTGTTCTCGAGCGAAGACCCCGCGGGGTCGGTGGTGGAGGAGGGCACCGTCCAGCTCGGCGCCTTCACCGAGGTGACCGCCGAGATCGTGCCGGCGAAGGTGGAGGGCGGGTCCAAGGCGGACTTCGAGGTCGCCGTCGACAACCGGGGCAACCGGCCGGTGGCGGTGGAGCTGAGCCCGCTCGACCCCGAGGACGAGCTGGAGTTCCGGCTCGAACGCGAGCGGGCCGATCTGGCGCCGGGCACGGCCGCGTTCGTCCGGATGCGGGCGAAGCCGCGGAAACGGTTCCTGCGCGGGCAACCCGTCCGGCACCGCTTCCACGTGTTCGTCACCGCCGACGGCGGCGAGCCGCTCAAGACCGAAGGCACCATGGTGCAGCGGCAGCTGCTGCCCAAGTGGCTGCTGCCCGCGCTCGCCGCGCTGCTGGTGCTCCTGCTCGCACTGGTGACGCTGTGGTTCACCGTCCTGCGGCCCGCGGTGAAGTCCGCCGCCCGGGAGGCCGCGCAGGAGCAGAACCAGGAGATCGTGAAAGCCGCGCAGGACGCCGGCGCCGGCGCCGACCAGGCCAAAAAGGACGCCGGGCAGGCCAAGCAGAACTCCGAGGACGCGATGAAGGCCGTCGGCCTGACCCCGCCGGGCGGGAACACCGGTGGTGTCTCGAACGGCACCGTTCCGAGCCGTCCGAACGACGGCACCGCGGGGACCCCGACCGACTTCCGGGTGGCCGCGGACGCGAACATCGACTCGAACGTCAACCGGTTCGCCGAATTCCCCTACACGATGCCCGATCCGGGCAAGACGCTGGTGATCACCGACCTGATCCTGCAGAACCCGCGCGGGGACACCGGAACCCTGCGGCTGCTGCGGGATTCCGGTGGCACCAAGAGCGTCCTGCTGGAAGTCGGCCTCTCCAACTTCCGCGACCTCGACCACCACTGGCTGCAGGCGTGGCGGTTCCAGCCGGGGGAGAAGATCGTCCTCGCGGTCAGCTGCCAGAACCCGGGCGACCGCGGCCGCTGCACGCCGTCGGTCTCCTTCTCCGGCCGGATCGAGTAG